The Montipora foliosa isolate CH-2021 chromosome 14, ASM3666993v2, whole genome shotgun sequence genome window below encodes:
- the LOC137984918 gene encoding uncharacterized protein: MTNIDLKDAYLSVPVHETSRKFLRFIWKGTCYQFKALPFGLCSAPRIFTKALKPVAAFLRRKAIRFLIYLDDFLLLAATVEEAVKNTQLVVSLLQSLGFTINLKKSLLTPTQAISFLGFQIDSTCMMLSLPAEKTDKILDCCHRLLVSQSITLRNLASLIGLLESSRPAIWQAPLHFRHLQSDLIRGLQMNQESYDALIALSPSARVELAWWLRHTLNANGSPVHLPPPDMIITTDASKKGWGAVHQSFQTNGRWSQKESLQHINYLELKASFLALKTFLKDKSHVSVSLQLDNTTAIAYINNKGGTRSPQLMTLALEMWDWCQERDILLIASHIPGRDNVSADKESREFTDMSEWKLDPIIIQPFLLNCQTDLFASRLTSQLAAYISWRPDPGAIHTDAFTINWATLRGYAFPPFNLISKTLTKVTIDQTELILVAPVWQAQPWWPVLLRLLISQPVLLPNSPTLLTDPTDLNRIHPMYPRLHLAVFHISTNVSKLRAFQQTLPTYSSQQLVPPHTKPTSLVGTVGAAGVLDGKLILFRHL; the protein is encoded by the coding sequence AAGCTCTTCCATTCGGCCTGTGTTCAGCCCCCAGAATTTTTACGAAAGCTCTAAAACCTGTTGCTGCATTCCTGAGAAGGAAGGCCATTCGATTCCTTATATACCTGGACGACTTTCTTCTTTTGGCTGCAACAGTGGAGGAAGCTGTGAAAAATACTCAACTGGTAGTGAGTCTCCTTCAGTCCCTTGGTTTTACAATAAACCTCAAGAAATCATTACTGACTCCAACACAAGCGATAAGCTTCCTGGGTTTCCAAATAGACTCAACGTGCATGATGCTATCTCTCCCGGCAGAAAAAACCGACAAAATTCTAGACTGTTGTCACCGTCTGCTCGTTTCTCAAAGTATCACATTGCGAAACCTAGCAAGTTTAATAGGTCTGTTAGAGTCCTCGAGACCAGCCATTTGGCAAGCTCCACTTCACTTTCGTCACTTGCAATCAGACCTGATAAGGGGCCTACAAATGAACCAGGAGTCTTACGACGCCTTGATCGCCCTGTCACCGAGTGCCAGAGTAGAACTTGCTTGGTGGTTGAGACACACCCTCAATGCAAACGGCAGTCCTGTACACCTTCCTCCGCCGGATATGATCATCACAACCGACGCCTCCAAGAAAGGTTGGGGTGCAGTGCATCAATCCTTTCAGACCAATGGCAGATGGTCCCAAAAAGAGTCTCTCCAACACATCAATTATCTAGAGCTAAAGGCGTCCTTTTTGGCCTTGAAAACCTTTCTCAAAGACAAGTCTCACGTATCCGTATCTCTGCAACTAGACAACACTACCGCCATCGCTTACATCAACAACAAAGGGGGTACACGTTCCCCCCAACTTATGACTCTGGCATTAGAGATGTGGGATTGGTGTCAGGAAAGAGACATCCTTCTGATAGCTTCTCACATCCCAGGAAGAGACAACGTCTCAGCGGACAAGGAGTCCAGAGAATTCACGGACATGAGCGAGTGGAAGTTGGACCCAATAATTATTCAGCCTTTTCTGCTGAATTGCCAGACCGATCTATTTGCGAGTCGTCTAACCAGTCAACTCGCGGCTTACATCAGCTGGAGACCCGACCCGGGAGCCATCCACACCGACGCCTTCACGATCAACTGGGCTACTCTACGGGGCTATGCCTTCCCCCCCTTCAATCTGATATCGAAAACCCTGACGAAGGTAACAATCGACCAAACGGAACTAATTCTCGTTGCTCCAGTTTGGCAAGCCCAGCCCTGGTGGCCGGTTCTGCTGAGACTTCTAATATCCCAGCCAGTGTTGCTCCCGAACAGTCCAACCCTGTTAACGGACCCGACCGACCTGAACCGCATTCATCCAATGTATCCTCGTCTTCACTTGGCCGTGTTTCACATCTCTACCAACGTTTCCAAGCTGAGGGCATTCCAACAAACGTTGCCGACCTACTCATCGCAGCAACTCGTACCTCCACACACAAAACCTACGAGTCTAGTTGGAACCGTTGGTGCCGCTGGTGTTCTGGACGGCAAATTGATCCTCTTTCGTCATCTATAA